Proteins from a genomic interval of Xylocopa sonorina isolate GNS202 chromosome 6, iyXylSono1_principal, whole genome shotgun sequence:
- the Oatp33ea gene encoding organic anion transporting polypeptide 33Ea isoform X1: MRNHVAQGQVGGMSQGCGICGIYPRWLRDRATARSFIAVYGLLGTVQAMAFIYIVVTLTTLEKRFKIPSRTTGLILSGNEISQILSLILTYYGGSGHRPRWIAVGVGLSAFSCLVLALPHFLYGPGRDALALTKEYLDQTWLNATTIPQDLAICPRVVKPDSCDEETLLDVSILPRLLVFLSQFILGIGTTLYYGLGQTYLDDNTKKKNTPMLLGFTFALRTVGPAIGFLLGYGCLSLYIDPSLHPVITQKDPRWLGAWWLGWIILGVTMGMFSILIAMFPRHLPAKSIAIDTAKMDGSIPLKLHLTMQEQYMKPMEPRKSLETEYIPTMREFPTAMKRLLTNWLLTFNNLSGVFYVLGASAYITFLAKYLEVQYSTSAAGGTVIAGPISLVGMVLGFLFSGLVISKFKPGPRPLLAWNVFVGLCFVAGQILFIFLGCSDVGIEGLDLETMQMNLTSSCNVDCNCDGVKYSPVCHVATRTTFFSACHAGCRTIISDKEFGNCSCLPLSDSWDLGGHVGYTSDGRPQDQSIYANGSHAINFDKVRAGPCTNDCSRPYLLFTILTCVIQTLACSGKIGNVLVNYRSVEKKDKSFAQGITLMTISLFALIPGPIIYGAIIDSTCLIWEESCGTRGNCWFHHGTNFRYLVNVTSAGFSMIGVLFDAAVCYLGKNLDLYGAQETDRRREFIKEDAPPPIADGEKKKEMNGNVN; encoded by the exons ATGCGGAACCACGTGGCCCAAGGTCAAG TCGGAGGGATGAGCCAAGGCTGTGGAATTTGCGGGATTTATCCCCGATGGCTACGGGATCGTGCCACAGCGAGGAGCTTCATCGCCGTCTACGGGCTCCTCGGCACCGTGCAGGCGATGGCCTTCATCTACATCGTAGTCACCCTCACGACTTTGGAGAAGCGATTCAAAATACCCAGTCGTACAACCG GATTGATCCTGTCCGGAAATGAGATCTCCCAAATTCTGTCTCTGATACTGACCTACTACGGAGGCTCGGGTCACCGTCCAAGATGGATCGCGGTGGGCGTTGGTCTCAGCGCGTTCTCCTGCTTGGTCCTGGCGCTCCCGCACTTCCTGTACGGGCCTGGCCGCGATGCTCTGGCATTGACGAAGGAATACCTGGACCAGACATGGTTGAACGCCACCACGATTCCTCAGGATCTGGCGATTTGTCCGCGCGTCGTCAAGCCTGACAGCTGCGACGAGGAGACGCTGTTGGACGTTAGCATTCTTCCTCGACTCCTTGTTTTTCTGTCGCAATTTATCCTTGGTATTGGTACCACGCTCTATTATGGCCTTGGTCAGACGTACTTGGATGATAacacgaagaagaagaacacCCCCATGCTTTTAG GTTTCACCTTTGCTCTAAGAACAGTTGGACCAGCCATAGGATTCTTGCTGGGCTACGGTTGCCTCAGTTTGTACATCGACCCCAGTCTGCACCCTGTGATCACTCAGAAGGACCCGCGATGGTTGGGCGCGTGGTGGCTCGGTTGGATTATTCTGGGTGTCACCATGGGCATGTTTTCTATTTTAATAGCCATGTTCCCACGTCATCTGCCTGCGAAAAGTATTGCAATCGACACTGCCAAGATG GATGGTAGTATTCCCCTGAAACTGCACCTGACCATGCAAGAACAGTATATGAAACCAATGGAACCAAGGAAATCGTTGGAGACTGAGTATATACCAACTATGCGTGAATTCCCCACAGCGATGAAGAGGTTGCTAACCAATTGGCTGTTGACGTTCAACAATCTAAGTGGTGTGTTCTACGTGTTGGGTGCATCGGCTTACATCACATTTTTGGCCAAGTATCTGGAAGTCCAGTACAGCACCTCCGCTGCTGGCGGCACTGTGATCGCAG GTCCTATATCGCTGGTCGGTATGGTATTAGGATTCCTCTTCTCTGGATTAGTTATTAGCAAATTTAAACCAGGCCCGAGACCGCTGCTAGCATGGAACGTGTTTGTGGGACTCTGTTTCGTCGCTGGTCAAATACTTTTCATATTCCTCGGCTGCTCCGATGTCGGTATAGAAGGTCTCGACTTAGAAACTATGCA AATGAACCTGACGTCCAGTTGCAACGTCGACTGCAACTGCGATGGCGTGAAATACTCACCGGTTTGCCATGTGGCAACGAGGACGACCTTTTTCTCTGCCTGCCATGCAGGCTGTCGGACAATAATTAGTGACAAAGAATTCGGGAACTGCAGTTGCCTACCGTTATCCGACTCGTGGGATCTCGGTGGCCATGTCGGTTACACCAGCGACGGAAGGCCTCAGGATCAATCGATCTACGCGAACGGCTCGCACGCGATCAACTTCGACAAAGTCAGAGCCGGCCCGTGCACCAACGACTGCAGCCGCCCCTACCTCCTCTTCACGATCCTCACCTGTGTTATACAAACGTTAGCCTGTTCCGGGAAAATCGGCAACGTCCTAGTGAATTATCGCAGTGTCGAGAAGAAGGATAAGAGCTTCGCGCAGGGTATCACGTTGATGACCATATCGTTGTTCGCGTTAATCCCGGGGCCAATTATCTACGGCGCCATCATCGACTCCACTTGCCTGATTTGGGAGGAGTCCTGCGGAACCAGGGGCAACTGTTGGTTCCATCACGGAACGAACTTCCGGTATTTAGTCAACGTCACGTCTGCAG GTTTCTCGATGATAGGAGTGCTGTTCGATGCAGCGGTTTGTTATCTCGGGAAGAATTTGGATCTGTACGGCGCCCAAGAGACGGACAGACGTCGCGAATTTATTAAGGAAGACGCCCCGCCGCCGATTGCCGACGgcgagaagaagaaagaaatgaACGGGAATGTAAACTAA
- the Oatp33ea gene encoding organic anion transporting polypeptide 33Ea isoform X2 has product MSQGCGICGIYPRWLRDRATARSFIAVYGLLGTVQAMAFIYIVVTLTTLEKRFKIPSRTTGLILSGNEISQILSLILTYYGGSGHRPRWIAVGVGLSAFSCLVLALPHFLYGPGRDALALTKEYLDQTWLNATTIPQDLAICPRVVKPDSCDEETLLDVSILPRLLVFLSQFILGIGTTLYYGLGQTYLDDNTKKKNTPMLLGFTFALRTVGPAIGFLLGYGCLSLYIDPSLHPVITQKDPRWLGAWWLGWIILGVTMGMFSILIAMFPRHLPAKSIAIDTAKMDGSIPLKLHLTMQEQYMKPMEPRKSLETEYIPTMREFPTAMKRLLTNWLLTFNNLSGVFYVLGASAYITFLAKYLEVQYSTSAAGGTVIAGPISLVGMVLGFLFSGLVISKFKPGPRPLLAWNVFVGLCFVAGQILFIFLGCSDVGIEGLDLETMQMNLTSSCNVDCNCDGVKYSPVCHVATRTTFFSACHAGCRTIISDKEFGNCSCLPLSDSWDLGGHVGYTSDGRPQDQSIYANGSHAINFDKVRAGPCTNDCSRPYLLFTILTCVIQTLACSGKIGNVLVNYRSVEKKDKSFAQGITLMTISLFALIPGPIIYGAIIDSTCLIWEESCGTRGNCWFHHGTNFRYLVNVTSAGFSMIGVLFDAAVCYLGKNLDLYGAQETDRRREFIKEDAPPPIADGEKKKEMNGNVN; this is encoded by the exons ATGAGCCAAGGCTGTGGAATTTGCGGGATTTATCCCCGATGGCTACGGGATCGTGCCACAGCGAGGAGCTTCATCGCCGTCTACGGGCTCCTCGGCACCGTGCAGGCGATGGCCTTCATCTACATCGTAGTCACCCTCACGACTTTGGAGAAGCGATTCAAAATACCCAGTCGTACAACCG GATTGATCCTGTCCGGAAATGAGATCTCCCAAATTCTGTCTCTGATACTGACCTACTACGGAGGCTCGGGTCACCGTCCAAGATGGATCGCGGTGGGCGTTGGTCTCAGCGCGTTCTCCTGCTTGGTCCTGGCGCTCCCGCACTTCCTGTACGGGCCTGGCCGCGATGCTCTGGCATTGACGAAGGAATACCTGGACCAGACATGGTTGAACGCCACCACGATTCCTCAGGATCTGGCGATTTGTCCGCGCGTCGTCAAGCCTGACAGCTGCGACGAGGAGACGCTGTTGGACGTTAGCATTCTTCCTCGACTCCTTGTTTTTCTGTCGCAATTTATCCTTGGTATTGGTACCACGCTCTATTATGGCCTTGGTCAGACGTACTTGGATGATAacacgaagaagaagaacacCCCCATGCTTTTAG GTTTCACCTTTGCTCTAAGAACAGTTGGACCAGCCATAGGATTCTTGCTGGGCTACGGTTGCCTCAGTTTGTACATCGACCCCAGTCTGCACCCTGTGATCACTCAGAAGGACCCGCGATGGTTGGGCGCGTGGTGGCTCGGTTGGATTATTCTGGGTGTCACCATGGGCATGTTTTCTATTTTAATAGCCATGTTCCCACGTCATCTGCCTGCGAAAAGTATTGCAATCGACACTGCCAAGATG GATGGTAGTATTCCCCTGAAACTGCACCTGACCATGCAAGAACAGTATATGAAACCAATGGAACCAAGGAAATCGTTGGAGACTGAGTATATACCAACTATGCGTGAATTCCCCACAGCGATGAAGAGGTTGCTAACCAATTGGCTGTTGACGTTCAACAATCTAAGTGGTGTGTTCTACGTGTTGGGTGCATCGGCTTACATCACATTTTTGGCCAAGTATCTGGAAGTCCAGTACAGCACCTCCGCTGCTGGCGGCACTGTGATCGCAG GTCCTATATCGCTGGTCGGTATGGTATTAGGATTCCTCTTCTCTGGATTAGTTATTAGCAAATTTAAACCAGGCCCGAGACCGCTGCTAGCATGGAACGTGTTTGTGGGACTCTGTTTCGTCGCTGGTCAAATACTTTTCATATTCCTCGGCTGCTCCGATGTCGGTATAGAAGGTCTCGACTTAGAAACTATGCA AATGAACCTGACGTCCAGTTGCAACGTCGACTGCAACTGCGATGGCGTGAAATACTCACCGGTTTGCCATGTGGCAACGAGGACGACCTTTTTCTCTGCCTGCCATGCAGGCTGTCGGACAATAATTAGTGACAAAGAATTCGGGAACTGCAGTTGCCTACCGTTATCCGACTCGTGGGATCTCGGTGGCCATGTCGGTTACACCAGCGACGGAAGGCCTCAGGATCAATCGATCTACGCGAACGGCTCGCACGCGATCAACTTCGACAAAGTCAGAGCCGGCCCGTGCACCAACGACTGCAGCCGCCCCTACCTCCTCTTCACGATCCTCACCTGTGTTATACAAACGTTAGCCTGTTCCGGGAAAATCGGCAACGTCCTAGTGAATTATCGCAGTGTCGAGAAGAAGGATAAGAGCTTCGCGCAGGGTATCACGTTGATGACCATATCGTTGTTCGCGTTAATCCCGGGGCCAATTATCTACGGCGCCATCATCGACTCCACTTGCCTGATTTGGGAGGAGTCCTGCGGAACCAGGGGCAACTGTTGGTTCCATCACGGAACGAACTTCCGGTATTTAGTCAACGTCACGTCTGCAG GTTTCTCGATGATAGGAGTGCTGTTCGATGCAGCGGTTTGTTATCTCGGGAAGAATTTGGATCTGTACGGCGCCCAAGAGACGGACAGACGTCGCGAATTTATTAAGGAAGACGCCCCGCCGCCGATTGCCGACGgcgagaagaagaaagaaatgaACGGGAATGTAAACTAA